The nucleotide sequence ACCGCCTTGTGCTCGGTTTCTTCCAGCGCGTGCCAGCGCCAGACAGCGGCGAAATGCACCTCAGCTTCCGCAAGCAGCGTTTCATTGCGCAACAGCATGTCACCGAGCACAGCGGTGAGGTGTTCCAGTGCCACCGTGGCTGCCAGTTGCACTGACGCTGGCAGTCGCTTCACCGCCTCCAGCAACCGTTCCACTACGCGCTCCATCGCCTGCACCGGCAGGCCGGCTCCCTGCAACGCGTGGTTGTAATCCTCGTGCTCGCGGGTATGAAAACCTTCCTGGCCAATAAATGCCGAGATCTGCGCCTTCAGTGCGGTATCGGTAATCTCATGCCGGAAATTGCGCACGCTCTGGATAAAGAAACGCTCGCCTGCGGGAAAGAACAGTGACAGCGTGTTGAAGAATTGCGTGACATGCAGGCCCGCCGGATGCCAGTTCAGCACGCGCCCTTGCGGCAGTGCGAACCGGAGATTGCGGCGGACCGGATCAATCTGAATGGACATAGCCGTACCCCTTGCCAGATAGCGGAAAACGGGGACAGCTTAGGCGGAGAGGAAATCATCGAAAACGGTCACATTGGACAATGTCACCGTTTGTTGATCCACGTCAACGGACGCGCTTACGCGGGCCAGCGGAAAGGCACTTGCCAGAGTTTCTGCGCCGACATGTCCAGCCGCGCCAGCAGTGCCGCATAGGTTTCACCCAGCACCGGATGGCGCGCCTGCGGCGCGAGATCGGCCAGCGGACGCAGCACAAAGGCGTGCTTGAGAATTTCATCGCGCGGTAGCTCCACACCATCGACCAGGCCGGTGAGGTCGCCGTAGGTGAGCACATCGATGTCCAGCGTCCGGCTGGCGAATTTCTTGTCGCCGCGCACACGGCCGTGGTCCGCCTCGATGTCGCGCAGCAGGCCGGCCAGCTCGCCCAATGGCAGCCCGGTATCGATGCGTGCCACCAGATTCAGGAAGGGCGCGCCGTCAAAGCCCACCGCCTCGCTTTCGTACACGGGGCTGAGATGCACCTCGCCAAACTGCGCTGCCAGCGCATCCAGGCCGGCACGGATATTGTGTTCACGGTCGATATTGGAGCCGAGACTCAGGTACACCCGGGTCATCGCTTGTGACGCCATCAGGAACGCTCACCCCGTTCGATGATCACGCCGACATCGTGCGAGCCACGCAACGCGCCCGGCTTGGAGAGCCGCAGCCGTACCCAGGGCACATCGAATTCATCCAGCACGATGGCGGCGGCTTTCTCCGCCAGCGTTTCCACCAGCTGGAATTCCGAGGTCTGGATAAAGCTGATCAGGCGCTTGCCGACGGCCTTGTAGTCCAGCGTGTCTTCAATACTGTCGGTGGCGGCCGCGCGACGAATATCCGCGCCCATTTCCAGGTCCAGGCTCACGGTCTGGCGAATGCGGCGCTCCCAGTCGAAGATGCCGATGACGGTATCCACCTTCAGGTCGCGGATATAGACGATATCCATTTTCAATCCTTATGCGATCATGCGAAGCTTGCCGCCCAGGGAGCGCCGGCACTCGCCGGGCGCTCTGCGCAGAGCGGAGGATTATAGCCGGTGGACCTCAACACATTACAGGATGCCTGGTGGCTCACACTGTTGTTGTGTCTGGGCGCCTACCTGCTGGGCTCGATCTCCAGCGCCATTCTGGTCTGCCGCCTGTTCGGCTATCCCGACCCACGCACCCAGGGCTCCAGCAACCCCGGCGCCACCAATGTGCTGCGCATTGCCGGCAAGCCGGCGGCGGCGCTCACCCTGCTGGGTGATGTGCTCAAGGGCGTGGTGCCGGTGCTGGTCGCCGCACAGATCGGGCTGAGCGCCACGGCCACCGCGCTGATCGGTTTCTGCGCCTTTCTCGGCCACCTGTTCCCGGTGTTTTTCCAGTTGCGCGGCGGCAAGGGCGTGGCCACGGCCTTCGGCCTGCTGTTTGCGCTGCACTGGCCCACCGGCATCGCCACCGGCCTCACTTGGCTGGGTGTGTTCGGCGCCACACGCATTTCCTCACTGGCGTCGATGATTGCCTTTATCGTCATGCCGGCGGTGTTGTGGTTCTGGCTGCCCGGCGCCTTCTGGCCGATGCTGCTGCTGACGCTGATCCTGCTGGCGCGGCATCACAGCAATATCCGCAAGCTGGTCAGCGGCCAGGAACTGGGCTTCAGAAAACCGAAGTCAGACTGAGCGCGTGACCGGCGTCAGCTCCGTGAGCGGCCAGCGGGCGCGCACGGCAATGCCGAGATCCTGCTGCTGTTCACCACCGGCCAGCCGCAGCGCACCGGCAAACGCAATCATGGCGCCGTTATCGGTGCACAATGCCTGACGCGGATAACACACCCGCACCGGCTTGTGGCCACGGGCCGGCTTCGCCAGCGCCTCTGCCAGCCGGGCGCGCAGGCGCCGGTTGGCGCTGACGCCCCCGGCCATCACCAGAGTGTCGTGGCCGGTCTGCTGCATGGCCCGGCGGCATTTGATCACCAGCGTCTCCACCACCGCTTCCTCGAACGCACGGGCAATATCGGCGCGGTCCTGCTCGCTCAGCGCCTCCTTGCCGCCGCACTCGGCGATGGTGTTCAGGCAATAGGTCTTCAGGCCCGAGAAGCTGAAATCCAGCCCTGGCCGGTCGGTCATCGGGCGCGGGAAGGTAAAGCGCGCCGGGTCGCCCTGCTCCGCCAGCGCACTGATGCGCGGGCCACCGGGATAGCCCAGCCCCATCATCTTGGCGGCCTTGTCGAACGCTTCCCCGGCAGCATCGTCCAGCGATTCGCCCAGCAGGTGGTAATCCCCCAGGCTGCGTGCCTCCAGCAGCAGGGTGTGGCCGCCGCTGACCAGCAACGCCACGAACGGAAACGCCGGCGGCTCGTCTTCCAGCAGCGGCGCCAGCAAATGGCCTTCCATATGATGCACCGCCACCGCCGGAATGCCCCAGCCAAACGCCAGCGAACGCGCCGCCGCCGCGCCGACCAGCAGCGCCCCGGCCAGGCCGGGGCCGGCAGTATAGGCCACGCCGTCGATGTCCGCCGCCGTGCAGCCGGCCTGGTCCATCACCTGTTGCACCAGCGGCAGCAGGCGCCGCACATGGTCACGGCTGGCCAGTTCCGGCACCACGCCACCGTGCTCGGCGTGCATGGCCACCTGGCTGTACAGGGCTTCCGCCAGCAGGCCGCGCGCCGTGTCGTACAGCGCCACGCCGGTCTCGTCACAGCTTGTTTCTATACCCAGTACACGCATCAGGGCCTCGGGTTCAGGGGCGGGTCAGGGGGCGGATGATAGTCGCCGGCCACGCGAGGGGCCAGTTTCAGGCCCGATATCGGGCCTGCCGGGCTGCTTTGCAAATCCTCCGGGCTCCGGTAGAATGCCGCGCTCTCCGTGTCCGCACGGACATACAGAACCGAGTCCAGGGCGGTGCCCATCGGGCCGACCTGAACAACACAAGGGTAAGATTGCATGCCGCAAGTACGTGTAAAAGAAGGCGAACCGTTTGACGTGGCCCTGCGCCGTTTCAAGCGCTCCTGCGAGAAGGCCGGTGTTCTGGCCGAAGTGCGTCGTCGCGAGTTTTACGAAAAGCCGACCCAGGAACGCAAGCGCAAGCGTGCCGCCGCTGTAAAACGCCACCTGAAAAAGGTGTCGCGCGAGCAACTGCACCGCAAGCGTCTGTACTGATCGGCCTTTCCGGCCGTTAGTACCTTCCGCTTCAGGCCTATTTTTCAGGCGTATTTCTCAGGAGCGCCCCGATGAGCGACATCAAGGCCAGCCTGACCAGTGCCATGAAGGATGCCATGCGCGCCAGGGACAGCGTCCGTCTGGGCGTCATCCGCATGGCCCTGGCCGCCTTCAAGCAGGTCGAGGTGGACGAGCGCATCGAGGTCTCTGACGAGCGCGCGCTGGTGATCATGGACAAGCTGGTCAAACAGCGCCAGGACGCCGCCACGCAATACGCCGATGCCGGCCGCCAGGAACTGGCGGATACCGAACTGGCCGAGATTGAGGTGCTGCGCGAATTCCTGCCGGCACCGCTCTCCGAGGCCGAGATCGACGCCCTCATCGACCAGGCCATTGCCGCCACCGGTGCCGCCGGCATGCAGGACATGGGCAAGGTGATGGGCCAGCTCAAGCCGCAACTGCAGGGCCGCGCCGACATGGGCGCCGTCAGCGGCCGTATCAAGGCGCGCCTGAGCGCCTGATTTCGCTCCATTGCGTCACATTCCCGCATATCGCCGGTGCGCTGGGCGCCCCGGCGTCGTGCCGTTACACTCTGGCTCTCACACCTGACTGCGACAGCCCATGGCACGTATTCCGGAATCCTTCATTCAGGACCTCCTGGCCCGCACCGATCTGGTCGAGCTGGTGGATGCCCGCGTCCCGCTGAAGAAGACCGGCCGCAACTACAGCGCCTGCTGCCCGTTCCACAACGAGAAGACCCCCTCGTTCACCGTCGCCCCCGACAAGCAGTTCTATTACTGCTTTGGCTGCGGCGCCAAGGGCAACGCGGTCGGCTTCCTGATGGAATACGAACACCTGAGCTTCCCCGAAGCCGTCAAGCAACTGGCCGACAAGGCCGGCGTGGAAGTGCCACGCGAGCGTGAAGACAGCGCCGAAGACCACGCCCGCCGCGACCACCTGCAAAGCCTGTACGACCTGCTCGCCCGCGCCGACCGCTTCTACCGCCAGCAGCTGAAAAGCGCCCCGGAGCGCCAGCGCGCGGTGCACTACCTCAAGGGCCGCGGCCTCAGCGGCGAAGTCGCTGCCCGCTTCGGCCTGGGCTTTGCCCCGCCCGGCTTCGACAACCTGATCAGCAACCTGTCGCTGGACAACCACGGCCTGGAACAGGCCCTGGAAGCCGGCCTGCTGGTGCGCCGCGACGACACCGGCCGCACCTACGACAAATTTCGCGACCGCATCATGTTCCCGATCCGCGACAGCCGTGGCCGCACCATCGGTTTCGGCGGGCGCCTGCTCGGCGACGGCAAACCGAAATACCTGAACTCCCCGGAAACCCCGGTGTTCCACAAGGGCCGCGAGCTGTACGGCCTGTGGGAATGGCGCCAGAGCCGCGACAAGTCACCGCAACTGTTCGTCGTCGAGGGCTACATGGACGTGATCGCCATGGCCCAGCACGGCATGCCGAACGTGGTCGCCACCCTCGGCACCGCCACCACCGAAGACCACGCCCACAAGCTGTTCCGCCAAGTGGACGAGGTGGTGTTCTGCTTCGACGGCGACGACGCCGGCCGCCGCGCCGCCTGGCGGGCACTGGAATCGGCCCTGAGCGTGCTGGAGGACGGCAAACAGGCGCGCTTCCTGTTCCTGCCCGATGGCGACGACCCGGACACCCTGATCCGCCGCGAGGGCCGCGAGAGCCTGCTGGCCCGCGCCGAGGAAGCGCCGACACTGTCCCACTTCCTGTTCAGCCACCTGGCCGAGGGCCTCAACACCGACTCCGTCGACGGCCGCGCCCGGCTGGCCCGGCTGGCCATGCCCTACATCCAGCGCACCAAAGGCGACTTCTACCGCAGCCTGCTGCGCAAGGAACTGGCCACCCGCACGCGCCTGGACGAAGACGAACTGCGCCAGCTCGAACCGGCTGCCGCGCCGGCCCGGCCCGCCGCCCCGCGCGACGCGCCGCCACACAGCGCACCGCCGCCGGATGACGGCTACGACTACGGCTACAGCGCACCCCCGGAGCGCGAGCCAGACTTCATACCGCCCGGCTACGGCGCCCAGACACCCAAGCGCCGCAACAAGCCTGACGCCCCCCGCAGCAGCACCCTGAGCCTGGCGGAACGCCTCACGTGCGTCTTGCTGAACGTGCCCTCGCTGGTAAGCGAACACCCACTTCCGGCCGATATCGAAGAGCTGGAACTGCCCAACCTCGACCTGCTGCTGCAGGTGGCCGACCTGCTGCGCGACCAGCCGGACCTGCCGCCCGCCGCACTGCTGGGCACCATCATGGCCCTGGAACAGGGCGAGAGCCTCACCCGCCTGCTGCGCGAGACCCTGCGCCCGGCCATGGACGAGATCACCGCGCGCCGCTACTGGCGCGACGCCCTGAAAAAACTGGAAGTGACCCAGCTCGAAAACGCCATCGCCCGGGAACAGGCCGCCCCCGCGCCGGACATCCGCCGCCTGGCGGCACTGAGCAAGGCCCTCAGCGACGCCCGCCTGACCCTGGCCGCGCCGCTGCACAGCCCGTCCTGAACGCTTGCAAAGACGCCCGGATGCCCCCATATCCGGACCACAGGAGGCCGCTCCTGCCACCCCGAGAACACGCCGCCCAGCCCCTTCCCACAGGCGCTGCGACCGGTGTTCGAGTAGGCATGGCACAGCGCTTCCAGTATAATCCGCCGCTTGGCTAATCCCGCTTCACCAACCACGGGCCGCGACATGACCTCGCAGAAAGAGCAGCAGCAGTCACAGCTAAAACAGCTGATCGCTCTGGGCAAGGACCAGGGCTACCTGACCTATGCCGAAGTGAACGACCACCTGCCGGATTCGATTACCGATACCGATCAGGTGGAAGACATCATCCAGATGATCAACGACATGGGCATTCCGGTGGTGGAAAAAGCCTCCGATGCCGATCAGTTGATGATGGACGAGAACGCCGACAGCACCGACGAGGTCGCGGCGGAAGAAGCGGCTGCCGTACTCGCGTCGGTGGAATCCGAACCGGGCCGCACCACCGACCCGGTGCGCATGTACATGCGCGAAATGGGCACCGTCGAACTGCTCACCCGTGAAGGCGAAATCGAAATCGCCAAGCGCATCGAGGAAGGCATCCGCGAAGTGCTGCACGCCATGGCCTACTGGCCGGGCTCCGTGGAAGTGGTGCTGGGCGAGTTCGACAAGATCACCACCGAAGAGCGTCGCATCTCCGACCTGATCGCCGGCTACCTCGATCCGAACGACGACGGCGCCGCCGCCCCGTCGCAACCGACCGAGGCCCAGTTCGCCGCGCGCAAGGAAGAGAAGGCCAAGGCCGCTGAAGGCGACGAGGAAGAAGACGACGACAGCGACGACGACAGTGACGAGGACGATGGCAGCATCGATCCGGTACTGGCCGCCGAGCGCTTCAACGAACTGCGCGCACGCTGGGAAAAAGTCCAGCGTTCTCTGAAGCGCAACGGTCGCGACCACGCCACCACCGGCAAACAGCTCGAGCAGATGGCAGAAATGTTCACCCTGTTCAAGCTGGTGCCGCGCGTGTACGACGAACTGCTGCGCCAGGTCCGCAACACACTGGACGTGATCCGTCGCCACGAACGTGAAGTGATGGCGCTCGCGATCAAACGTGGCGGCATGGACCGCAAGGATTTCATCAAGACCTTCCCCGGCAACGAGACCAACGTCGAGTGGGCCGATGACATGCTGCGCAACAAGAAGGTCAAGCTCGACCAGGATCGCTTCAATGTGGTGAAGGACGATATCCTTCGCACCCAGAAACGCATTCTGCAGATTTCGGAAGCCGCCGGCCTGCCCGTGGCGGACATCAAGGAAATCAACCGCCGCGTCTCCATCGGCGAAGCCAAGGCCCGCCGCGCCAAGAAAGAAATGGTCGAGGCCAACCTGCGCCTGGTGATTTCCATTGCCAAGAAGTACACCAACCGCGGCCTGCAGTTCCTGGATCTGATCCAGG is from Isoalcanivorax pacificus W11-5 and encodes:
- a CDS encoding metal-dependent hydrolase, whose translation is MSIQIDPVRRNLRFALPQGRVLNWHPAGLHVTQFFNTLSLFFPAGERFFIQSVRNFRHEITDTALKAQISAFIGQEGFHTREHEDYNHALQGAGLPVQAMERVVERLLEAVKRLPASVQLAATVALEHLTAVLGDMLLRNETLLAEAEVHFAAVWRWHALEETEHKAVCFDAYEQVVGRGARGYGLRVMAFLLANMLFWGLFIPFYVVMVTRAGGLFRLKGWWQVVQLVAGRPGVLRRALPDWADFFRRDFHPWQHDNRAFLALAPALMDEVAAFNDLPARRA
- the folK gene encoding 2-amino-4-hydroxy-6-hydroxymethyldihydropteridine diphosphokinase, with translation MASQAMTRVYLSLGSNIDREHNIRAGLDALAAQFGEVHLSPVYESEAVGFDGAPFLNLVARIDTGLPLGELAGLLRDIEADHGRVRGDKKFASRTLDIDVLTYGDLTGLVDGVELPRDEILKHAFVLRPLADLAPQARHPVLGETYAALLARLDMSAQKLWQVPFRWPA
- the folB gene encoding dihydroneopterin aldolase, which produces MDIVYIRDLKVDTVIGIFDWERRIRQTVSLDLEMGADIRRAAATDSIEDTLDYKAVGKRLISFIQTSEFQLVETLAEKAAAIVLDEFDVPWVRLRLSKPGALRGSHDVGVIIERGERS
- the plsY gene encoding glycerol-3-phosphate 1-O-acyltransferase PlsY produces the protein MDLNTLQDAWWLTLLLCLGAYLLGSISSAILVCRLFGYPDPRTQGSSNPGATNVLRIAGKPAAALTLLGDVLKGVVPVLVAAQIGLSATATALIGFCAFLGHLFPVFFQLRGGKGVATAFGLLFALHWPTGIATGLTWLGVFGATRISSLASMIAFIVMPAVLWFWLPGAFWPMLLLTLILLARHHSNIRKLVSGQELGFRKPKSD
- the tsaD gene encoding tRNA (adenosine(37)-N6)-threonylcarbamoyltransferase complex transferase subunit TsaD, with protein sequence MRVLGIETSCDETGVALYDTARGLLAEALYSQVAMHAEHGGVVPELASRDHVRRLLPLVQQVMDQAGCTAADIDGVAYTAGPGLAGALLVGAAAARSLAFGWGIPAVAVHHMEGHLLAPLLEDEPPAFPFVALLVSGGHTLLLEARSLGDYHLLGESLDDAAGEAFDKAAKMMGLGYPGGPRISALAEQGDPARFTFPRPMTDRPGLDFSFSGLKTYCLNTIAECGGKEALSEQDRADIARAFEEAVVETLVIKCRRAMQQTGHDTLVMAGGVSANRRLRARLAEALAKPARGHKPVRVCYPRQALCTDNGAMIAFAGALRLAGGEQQQDLGIAVRARWPLTELTPVTRSV
- the rpsU gene encoding 30S ribosomal protein S21, translating into MPQVRVKEGEPFDVALRRFKRSCEKAGVLAEVRRREFYEKPTQERKRKRAAAVKRHLKKVSREQLHRKRLY
- a CDS encoding GatB/YqeY domain-containing protein; the encoded protein is MSDIKASLTSAMKDAMRARDSVRLGVIRMALAAFKQVEVDERIEVSDERALVIMDKLVKQRQDAATQYADAGRQELADTELAEIEVLREFLPAPLSEAEIDALIDQAIAATGAAGMQDMGKVMGQLKPQLQGRADMGAVSGRIKARLSA
- the dnaG gene encoding DNA primase produces the protein MARIPESFIQDLLARTDLVELVDARVPLKKTGRNYSACCPFHNEKTPSFTVAPDKQFYYCFGCGAKGNAVGFLMEYEHLSFPEAVKQLADKAGVEVPREREDSAEDHARRDHLQSLYDLLARADRFYRQQLKSAPERQRAVHYLKGRGLSGEVAARFGLGFAPPGFDNLISNLSLDNHGLEQALEAGLLVRRDDTGRTYDKFRDRIMFPIRDSRGRTIGFGGRLLGDGKPKYLNSPETPVFHKGRELYGLWEWRQSRDKSPQLFVVEGYMDVIAMAQHGMPNVVATLGTATTEDHAHKLFRQVDEVVFCFDGDDAGRRAAWRALESALSVLEDGKQARFLFLPDGDDPDTLIRREGRESLLARAEEAPTLSHFLFSHLAEGLNTDSVDGRARLARLAMPYIQRTKGDFYRSLLRKELATRTRLDEDELRQLEPAAAPARPAAPRDAPPHSAPPPDDGYDYGYSAPPEREPDFIPPGYGAQTPKRRNKPDAPRSSTLSLAERLTCVLLNVPSLVSEHPLPADIEELELPNLDLLLQVADLLRDQPDLPPAALLGTIMALEQGESLTRLLRETLRPAMDEITARRYWRDALKKLEVTQLENAIAREQAAPAPDIRRLAALSKALSDARLTLAAPLHSPS
- the rpoD gene encoding RNA polymerase sigma factor RpoD, giving the protein MTSQKEQQQSQLKQLIALGKDQGYLTYAEVNDHLPDSITDTDQVEDIIQMINDMGIPVVEKASDADQLMMDENADSTDEVAAEEAAAVLASVESEPGRTTDPVRMYMREMGTVELLTREGEIEIAKRIEEGIREVLHAMAYWPGSVEVVLGEFDKITTEERRISDLIAGYLDPNDDGAAAPSQPTEAQFAARKEEKAKAAEGDEEEDDDSDDDSDEDDGSIDPVLAAERFNELRARWEKVQRSLKRNGRDHATTGKQLEQMAEMFTLFKLVPRVYDELLRQVRNTLDVIRRHEREVMALAIKRGGMDRKDFIKTFPGNETNVEWADDMLRNKKVKLDQDRFNVVKDDILRTQKRILQISEAAGLPVADIKEINRRVSIGEAKARRAKKEMVEANLRLVISIAKKYTNRGLQFLDLIQEGNIGLMKAVDKFEYRRGYKFSTYATWWIRQAITRSIADQARTIRIPVHMIETINKINRVQRQMLQEMGREPTPEELGVRLEMPEDKVRKVLKIAKEPISMETPIGDDEDSSLGDFIEDANIESPVDSATMLGLEEATREVLANLTAREAKVLRMRFGIDMNTDHTLEEVGKQFDVTRERIRQIEAKALRKLRHPSRSEHLRSFLDGDS